The Flaviramulus sp. BrNp1-15 genome has a window encoding:
- a CDS encoding cupin-like domain-containing protein: MSLNLQDIPRVKTITKADFLKHYFKPQKPVVIERFIEDWPAYSKWNLEYMKTVGGNITIPLYDDRPVDYKDGFNEPHAKMKLADYVDLLKREPTKYRIFLWNALKEIPQLQKDFTFPDFGLRLMKGIPMLFFGGRDSYTFMHYDIDLANIFHFHFEGQKQIILFDQKQNDYLYKIPHSLITREDIDFNNPDFKKWPMLKKAKGFKTELNHGEVLYMPEGYWHYMRYVTPGFSMSLRAIARNPKNLGKAVYNVFIMRSLDNVMRRIKGQKWIDWKNEQAIVRTHKNVSK, translated from the coding sequence TTGTCATTAAACTTACAAGACATTCCGCGGGTAAAAACTATTACTAAAGCGGATTTTTTAAAACACTATTTTAAACCACAAAAACCTGTGGTTATTGAGCGTTTTATTGAAGATTGGCCTGCATATAGCAAGTGGAATTTGGAGTATATGAAAACTGTTGGTGGCAATATTACCATTCCATTATACGACGACAGACCCGTAGATTACAAAGACGGTTTTAACGAGCCACATGCTAAAATGAAATTAGCAGACTATGTAGATTTGCTAAAACGCGAGCCTACCAAATACCGTATTTTTTTGTGGAATGCTTTAAAAGAAATACCTCAGCTACAAAAAGATTTTACCTTTCCAGATTTTGGATTACGACTTATGAAAGGTATTCCTATGTTATTTTTTGGTGGTCGCGACTCGTATACTTTTATGCATTACGACATAGATTTAGCTAATATTTTTCATTTTCATTTTGAAGGACAAAAGCAGATTATTTTGTTCGACCAAAAACAAAACGACTACTTATATAAAATTCCGCACTCTTTAATTACTAGAGAAGATATAGATTTTAACAACCCAGATTTTAAAAAATGGCCCATGCTAAAAAAAGCCAAAGGGTTTAAAACAGAACTTAATCATGGCGAAGTTTTATATATGCCAGAAGGTTACTGGCACTATATGCGCTATGTTACCCCAGGTTTTTCTATGAGTTTACGTGCCATTGCCAGAAACCCAAAAAACTTAGGAAAGGCAGTTTATAACGTATTTATTATGCGCTCTTTAGATAATGTTATGCGACGCATAAAAGGCCAAAAATGGATTGACTGGAAAAACGAACAGGCCATAGTGCGAACTCACAAAAATGTAAGTAAATAA
- a CDS encoding DUF6646 family protein, with protein MKKLILLVTILSVSFVNAQAFKGKGDNKFQVGANFQDNATGLNVSYDFGVGENISLGLTSTYALGVDEVLDADFGDRFDIKARFNANLGNVVNIDENFDIYPGLSVGLKNFGGHLGMRYFFTDGFGIYTELNTPFAEYNDNPTPAEKLHNQFTVNFGATFNL; from the coding sequence ATGAAAAAATTAATTTTACTAGTAACAATACTAAGTGTTTCATTTGTTAATGCACAAGCGTTTAAAGGTAAAGGCGATAACAAATTTCAAGTAGGTGCTAATTTTCAAGATAATGCTACAGGATTAAATGTAAGCTACGATTTTGGTGTTGGCGAAAACATTTCTTTAGGGCTTACTTCTACCTACGCTTTAGGTGTTGATGAAGTTTTAGATGCCGATTTTGGAGATCGTTTTGATATTAAAGCACGTTTTAATGCTAACTTAGGAAACGTAGTTAACATTGATGAAAACTTCGATATTTACCCTGGTTTAAGCGTTGGGCTTAAAAACTTTGGTGGGCATTTAGGTATGCGTTACTTTTTTACTGATGGTTTTGGTATTTACACCGAGTTAAACACACCTTTTGCAGAATATAACGATAATCCAACTCCTGCTGAAAAATTACACAACCAGTTTACGGTTAATTTTGGAGCTACTTTTAACTTGTAA
- a CDS encoding DUF2007 domain-containing protein yields the protein MSDTFKTVARFQYSTEAQIIKGRLEAEGIQVFLSDNLTIDTDPLVSNAIGGVKLKVLSHDALKAQHILDSIQNFSVDDEGNPIQCPKCKSEKVNLFSTITDFKSFIAFLFGFISGTLPFYAKDKFKCENCNYEFNTKS from the coding sequence ATGAGCGATACTTTTAAAACCGTAGCAAGATTTCAATATTCAACTGAAGCACAAATTATTAAAGGCCGCTTAGAAGCAGAAGGTATTCAAGTTTTTCTATCGGACAACCTTACTATTGATACAGATCCGCTTGTTAGTAATGCTATTGGTGGAGTTAAATTAAAAGTGTTATCTCATGATGCTTTAAAAGCTCAACATATTTTAGATTCTATTCAAAATTTTTCAGTAGATGATGAGGGAAACCCCATACAATGCCCAAAATGTAAAAGTGAAAAAGTGAATTTATTCTCAACAATAACAGATTTTAAGTCTTTTATAGCATTTCTTTTCGGTTTTATTTCTGGCACGCTTCCGTTTTACGCTAAAGACAAATTTAAATGTGAAAATTGTAATTATGAGTTTAATACCAAATCATAA
- a CDS encoding TonB-dependent siderophore receptor, with protein MKAFYLIFFFLIAHTCLHAQNVKVLNSVTKEPIFGVAIYNADKSKSVITNFRGEAELDEFSNTETIYFKHLSHVLRKITKLQLGNSNRIYLVSNTHGLEEIVISASKFEQNRKDIPQKIVSIKAKDVQFTNPQTSADLLENTGQVYIQKSQLGGGSPMIRGFSTNRLLITVDGVRMNNAIFRGGNLQNVISIDPFSIQNTEVTLGSGSVIYGSDAIGGVMSFYTQKPKLSLSDSLLLNANIITRYATASDEKTGHFDFNLGYKKWAFVTNASYSDFGDLRMGSHGPDEYLRPEFVLTTNTGDEIIQNSNPLVQKYSGYNQVNLMQKVHYKPYEDLSFDLGLFYTTTSDYSRYDRLIRYRNNVLRSAEWNYGPQKWFMSNLQLTKLSSRSNLYNKIKATVAYQNFQESRMDRDYQSSIRNIREEAVNAYSFNLDLEKTLSSKTQFFYGLEYIYNKIKSSGEEENISTNAIKQTVSRYPNGASWESAAIYSSIKYKPNSKFVFQSGLRFNHVVSKADFTENNTYLNLPFASSTNKAGALTGTAGISWSPNKTLQWKLNASSAFRAPNIDDIGKVFDSEPGSVVVPNETLRPEYAYGGELGLKMNFNDKIILDLNTYYTYLDNALVRRDYNLNGETEIIYDGELSNVQAIQNASKAWIYGFEVGARVNFTDKLKLTSQYNIIGGTEEEGHIEVPVRHVAPNFGNTHLVWTNKNFQIDVFGNYNGGLSYYQLAPSETEKDYIYALDSNGNPYSPSWYTLSVRTQYQITNSTTLTASLENITDQRYKTYSSGIAASGRNFILSLKYSL; from the coding sequence ATGAAGGCTTTTTACCTTATTTTCTTTTTTTTAATAGCGCACACATGTTTGCATGCTCAAAATGTAAAAGTCTTAAATTCAGTAACTAAAGAGCCTATTTTTGGAGTGGCTATTTATAATGCAGATAAATCTAAAAGTGTAATTACAAATTTTAGAGGAGAAGCTGAATTAGATGAGTTTTCAAATACAGAAACAATCTATTTTAAGCATTTATCTCACGTTCTAAGAAAAATCACGAAACTTCAACTGGGTAACTCAAATAGGATATACTTAGTTTCAAATACACACGGTTTAGAAGAAATAGTTATTTCTGCATCAAAGTTTGAACAAAACAGAAAAGATATTCCTCAAAAGATAGTAAGTATTAAAGCCAAAGACGTGCAATTTACTAATCCGCAAACCAGTGCAGATTTACTTGAAAACACAGGACAGGTTTATATTCAAAAAAGTCAATTAGGAGGCGGAAGCCCTATGATAAGGGGTTTTTCTACTAATAGATTATTAATTACAGTAGATGGTGTACGAATGAATAACGCTATTTTTAGAGGCGGGAACTTACAAAATGTTATTTCTATTGATCCTTTTTCTATTCAAAATACCGAGGTTACTTTAGGTTCAGGTTCTGTAATTTATGGTAGTGATGCTATTGGCGGTGTAATGAGCTTTTACACCCAAAAACCTAAATTATCGCTTTCAGATTCATTGTTGTTAAATGCCAATATTATTACACGATATGCAACAGCAAGCGATGAAAAAACAGGGCATTTCGATTTTAATTTGGGTTATAAGAAATGGGCATTTGTAACCAATGCCAGCTATTCAGATTTTGGTGATTTAAGAATGGGCAGTCATGGTCCAGATGAATATTTAAGACCAGAGTTTGTTCTTACTACCAATACAGGTGATGAAATTATTCAAAACAGTAACCCTTTAGTTCAAAAATACTCGGGTTATAATCAAGTAAACCTGATGCAAAAAGTGCATTATAAACCATACGAAGATTTAAGTTTCGATTTGGGTTTATTTTACACCACAACCTCAGATTATTCCAGATACGACCGATTAATACGCTATAGAAATAATGTTTTACGTTCGGCAGAATGGAACTATGGGCCACAAAAATGGTTTATGTCTAATCTGCAATTAACCAAGTTAAGCAGTCGCTCTAATTTATATAATAAAATTAAAGCTACAGTAGCATATCAAAATTTTCAAGAAAGCAGGATGGATAGAGATTATCAATCTTCTATTAGAAACATTCGCGAAGAAGCGGTAAATGCGTATTCCTTTAATTTAGATTTAGAAAAAACACTAAGCTCTAAAACACAATTTTTTTACGGTCTTGAATATATTTACAATAAAATAAAGTCTAGCGGAGAAGAAGAAAATATATCTACAAATGCCATAAAACAAACGGTTTCTAGATATCCAAATGGGGCAAGTTGGGAATCTGCGGCAATTTATAGCAGTATTAAATACAAGCCAAATTCTAAATTTGTATTTCAATCTGGGTTACGTTTTAATCATGTAGTTTCTAAAGCAGATTTCACTGAAAACAACACCTATTTAAACTTACCTTTTGCTAGCTCAACAAACAAAGCAGGTGCATTAACAGGAACAGCAGGTATTAGTTGGTCGCCAAATAAAACATTACAATGGAAATTAAACGCATCATCAGCATTTAGAGCGCCAAATATTGATGACATAGGAAAGGTTTTTGATTCTGAACCCGGGTCTGTTGTTGTACCAAATGAAACTTTAAGACCAGAATACGCTTATGGAGGCGAATTAGGTTTGAAAATGAACTTTAACGATAAGATTATTTTAGATTTAAACACGTATTACACGTATTTAGATAATGCTTTGGTGCGACGGGATTATAATTTAAATGGTGAAACAGAAATTATTTACGATGGTGAGTTAAGTAACGTGCAAGCTATTCAAAATGCATCAAAAGCGTGGATTTATGGTTTTGAGGTTGGTGCAAGAGTTAATTTTACTGATAAATTAAAACTAACCTCACAGTACAATATAATTGGCGGAACAGAAGAAGAAGGCCATATAGAAGTACCTGTAAGGCATGTGGCACCTAATTTTGGAAACACACATTTGGTTTGGACAAATAAAAATTTTCAAATTGATGTGTTTGGTAATTATAACGGTGGTTTATCTTATTATCAGTTGGCACCTTCTGAAACCGAAAAAGACTATATCTACGCACTAGATAGTAACGGCAACCCTTACAGCCCATCGTGGTATACACTAAGTGTTAGAACACAATACCAAATAACAAATAGTACAACCCTAACAGCTAGTTTAGAAAATATTACAGACCAACGCTACAAAACCTATTCTTCTGGAATTGCTGCATCTGGTAGAAACTTCATTTTGTCTTTAAAATATAGCCTATAA
- a CDS encoding PLP-dependent aminotransferase family protein translates to MLDSPVNNLFKQLIDFDKSISKPIYIQASQQIINAIQRGYLNKGTILPGTRVLSQLLKIHRNTAVAIYDELASQGWVEIIPNKGTFVLEPELKTAKIKATVQKINQAYKYSKTTGFPFQKSFHLASTVQLTNAKYTINDGKPDLRLHPVHQFSRWYSAAMKRKALIKKWNRPNELSYSVFQTQLCNYLNVTRGFHIKPNNLISTRSTEMSLYIVSQLLINQNDVVLVGHLSNYASNMIFQQAGATIRTIPVDNDGLNVEYIKKHFLKRSIRCVYVCAHRDYPTTRTLSAERRLELLKLAKEYGFAIIEDDYDYDFQFEGSSMLPMASADANGMVIYLGKLGQSLFPSFQTGFVVAPENLISEAKNYLQLLDEQGDLIQEQMLSELIHEGEIYRLMKKNIVIYKQRHDSLCKHLETYFGHNIVWEAPSGGLAIWMQFQPKISLVKLAAEAEKKDLFLPKTILYQDKNTCAIRFGFGHLNEEEIEVVIKKLRQAYDLVLNS, encoded by the coding sequence ATGTTAGATAGTCCGGTTAATAATCTTTTTAAACAATTAATTGATTTTGATAAATCTATATCGAAACCCATCTACATACAGGCTTCACAACAAATTATAAATGCTATACAACGTGGGTATTTAAACAAAGGTACAATTCTACCGGGAACCCGTGTGTTAAGTCAATTATTAAAAATTCACAGAAATACAGCAGTGGCTATCTACGACGAATTAGCCTCACAAGGTTGGGTAGAAATAATACCAAACAAAGGGACATTTGTTTTAGAGCCAGAGCTAAAAACTGCAAAAATTAAGGCAACAGTACAAAAAATAAATCAGGCGTACAAATACTCAAAAACAACAGGCTTTCCTTTTCAAAAATCATTTCATTTAGCATCAACAGTTCAGTTAACAAATGCTAAGTATACTATTAATGATGGAAAACCCGACTTGCGTTTGCACCCAGTACATCAGTTTTCAAGATGGTACAGCGCTGCTATGAAAAGAAAGGCTTTAATAAAAAAATGGAACAGACCAAACGAGCTATCCTATTCTGTATTTCAAACACAACTTTGCAATTATTTAAATGTAACTAGAGGGTTTCATATAAAACCAAACAACTTAATAAGTACACGTAGTACAGAAATGAGTTTATATATTGTATCTCAATTACTTATAAATCAAAACGATGTTGTATTAGTGGGGCATTTAAGTAATTATGCTTCTAATATGATTTTTCAACAAGCGGGCGCAACTATTAGAACAATTCCTGTAGACAACGATGGTTTGAATGTGGAATACATAAAAAAACATTTTTTAAAGCGAAGTATTAGGTGTGTTTACGTGTGTGCTCATAGAGATTATCCAACAACTAGAACACTAAGTGCAGAACGTCGCTTAGAGTTGTTAAAACTTGCTAAAGAATATGGGTTTGCCATTATTGAAGATGATTATGATTACGATTTTCAGTTTGAAGGCTCATCAATGTTGCCTATGGCAAGTGCCGATGCAAATGGTATGGTTATTTATTTAGGAAAACTGGGGCAATCATTATTTCCTAGTTTTCAAACAGGATTTGTAGTTGCACCAGAAAATTTAATTTCTGAAGCTAAGAATTATTTACAGTTATTAGATGAACAAGGCGATTTAATACAAGAGCAAATGCTGTCGGAATTAATTCACGAAGGCGAAATTTATCGTCTCATGAAAAAAAACATTGTAATATATAAACAAAGGCATGATAGTTTATGTAAACATTTAGAAACGTATTTTGGGCATAATATAGTATGGGAAGCGCCTTCTGGTGGGTTAGCGATTTGGATGCAATTTCAACCTAAAATATCCTTAGTAAAATTAGCTGCAGAGGCTGAAAAAAAAGATTTATTTCTACCAAAAACCATTCTTTATCAAGATAAAAACACCTGTGCCATCCGTTTTGGTTTTGGGCATTTAAATGAAGAAGAAATAGAAGTGGTTATAAAAAAGCTAAGACAAGCTTATGATTTGGTATTAAACTCATAA
- a CDS encoding TonB-dependent siderophore receptor has translation MRIKLTFIITILFYTTQITAQVEPVKTDTLREVIITSTRIDLPFKENSRTIDIISSEDIKKSAATNLADLLQQVAGVDIRRRGTAGSQADLFIRGGGFDQTLLLIDGIKMDDAQTGHHSMNAALPIEVIERIEIIKGPAARVYGQNAFTGAINIVTKKELKNSISAKLETGSFGQLNAGVTVGANLENSSHIVHVDKMTSAGYRHNTDYDNSNYFIKSVFNKSRQAIEMISTFQERKFGANGFYARASATEQYEETQNSVLAFATTFNSEKLTVKPRVYWKRNQDMYVYLRNDPTVYRNLHISNKIGAEVNASLQSNLGVTGFGVDLAKVYIKSNNLGNHNRLMTTLFLEHRFKLLNETLDITPGVAVTYFSDFEFYAFPGLDVGLKLTDDLKVYGNIGYTYRIPTYTDLYYNDSSTVGNADLEVEEALSQEIGLKYFSERFTGSVAAYNRNSKNLIDFIRPDTDTDIYAATNIAEVNTKGIETNIAYHFNLNNYKQTLAVGYNFLDDDILDQNKDLSRYSLNTLKHHFTTRLSTQLFKNVSQNIIYKHAERTTGDSYNVWDASLAVNLKQLEFTLTANNIFNADYIEAGFVPMPPSNVLFGLRYNFK, from the coding sequence ATGAGAATTAAACTTACTTTTATAATTACCATTTTATTTTATACTACACAAATAACTGCACAAGTAGAACCTGTAAAAACAGATACTTTAAGAGAAGTTATTATTACTTCAACCAGAATAGATTTACCTTTTAAAGAAAACTCAAGAACCATAGATATTATTTCTTCTGAAGACATTAAAAAAAGTGCTGCAACAAATCTTGCTGACTTATTACAGCAAGTTGCTGGTGTAGATATTAGACGTCGTGGAACTGCTGGAAGTCAAGCCGATTTATTCATTCGCGGCGGTGGTTTTGATCAAACTTTACTTCTTATTGATGGTATAAAAATGGACGATGCACAAACTGGGCACCACTCCATGAATGCTGCCTTACCTATTGAAGTAATTGAGCGTATAGAAATTATAAAAGGTCCTGCGGCAAGAGTTTATGGGCAAAATGCTTTTACCGGTGCTATAAATATTGTTACAAAAAAAGAACTAAAAAATAGCATTTCTGCAAAGTTAGAAACCGGTTCGTTTGGACAACTAAATGCAGGTGTAACGGTTGGCGCCAATTTAGAAAACTCATCGCACATTGTACATGTTGATAAAATGACTTCAGCAGGATACCGTCATAACACCGATTACGATAACAGCAACTACTTTATTAAAAGTGTTTTTAACAAAAGTAGACAAGCCATTGAAATGATTTCTACATTTCAAGAACGTAAATTTGGTGCTAACGGTTTTTATGCCAGAGCGAGTGCTACCGAACAATATGAGGAAACTCAAAATAGTGTTTTAGCATTTGCTACTACGTTTAATTCTGAAAAACTTACGGTTAAACCACGCGTATATTGGAAACGTAATCAAGACATGTATGTGTATTTACGAAATGACCCAACGGTTTACAGAAACTTACATATTAGTAATAAAATTGGTGCCGAAGTAAATGCTTCGTTACAATCTAACCTTGGTGTTACTGGTTTTGGTGTAGATTTAGCAAAAGTTTACATAAAAAGTAACAATTTAGGCAACCACAATAGGTTAATGACTACTCTTTTCCTAGAGCACCGTTTTAAGCTTTTAAATGAAACATTAGATATTACTCCAGGTGTGGCTGTTACTTATTTTTCAGATTTTGAATTTTATGCTTTTCCTGGTTTAGATGTTGGTTTAAAACTAACCGATGATTTAAAAGTCTACGGAAACATAGGTTATACCTATCGCATACCAACTTATACAGATTTGTATTATAACGATTCAAGCACCGTTGGAAACGCAGATTTAGAAGTTGAAGAAGCTTTATCGCAAGAAATTGGTTTAAAATATTTCTCTGAAAGGTTTACAGGATCGGTAGCGGCTTACAACCGAAACTCTAAAAACTTAATAGATTTTATTCGTCCTGATACTGATACCGATATTTACGCTGCTACAAATATTGCTGAAGTAAATACCAAAGGTATTGAGACTAATATCGCTTATCATTTTAACTTAAACAATTACAAGCAAACTCTTGCTGTTGGTTATAACTTTTTAGACGATGATATTTTAGATCAAAACAAAGATTTATCTCGCTATTCGTTAAACACCTTAAAACACCATTTTACAACGAGATTAAGCACACAATTATTTAAAAATGTAAGCCAAAACATTATTTATAAACATGCCGAACGTACTACAGGCGACAGTTACAATGTTTGGGATGCATCGTTAGCCGTAAACCTAAAACAACTAGAATTTACACTTACAGCTAACAACATTTTTAATGCTGATTATATTGAAGCTGGCTTTGTACCTATGCCTCCAAGTAATGTATTGTTTGGCTTACGCTATAATTTTAAATAG
- a CDS encoding regulatory protein RecX: MQTKKTYTLQEATKKLEHFCAYQERCHQEVRQKLVGMNMIPEAIDVIIVHLLEHNFLNEERFAKTFVSGKFKIKHWGRHRLTYELKKKDISKVNINQALTEIEDGEYIEVFNDLAEKKANSIRENNKFKKRKKFIDYFLYRGWESHLVYEKANELIK, from the coding sequence ATGCAAACCAAAAAAACATATACACTACAAGAAGCTACCAAAAAACTGGAGCATTTTTGTGCGTATCAAGAACGTTGCCATCAAGAGGTTAGACAAAAGCTAGTGGGTATGAATATGATTCCAGAAGCTATAGATGTAATTATAGTACACCTATTAGAGCATAACTTTCTTAATGAAGAACGTTTTGCCAAAACATTTGTAAGCGGTAAGTTTAAAATCAAGCATTGGGGGCGCCATCGATTAACTTATGAACTTAAGAAAAAAGACATATCCAAAGTTAATATAAATCAGGCACTTACAGAAATTGAAGATGGGGAGTATATCGAGGTTTTCAATGATTTAGCCGAAAAAAAAGCCAATTCTATTAGAGAAAACAACAAATTTAAGAAAAGAAAAAAGTTTATTGATTACTTTTTGTATCGTGGTTGGGAGTCGCATTTAGTATACGAAAAAGCCAACGAATTGATTAAATAA
- a CDS encoding T9SS sorting signal type C domain-containing protein, with protein sequence MKKTTLTKSLTFFIALFCAVNFGYGQEIASFSSLQNTGCSGTIASDANIITTGICRGPGIGLNAGGTYNSNNWTTSTTLDSNDYLEWTLTPNSGYQIDLSTMDITYDRSPTGPQMVDIRVDTGSGFTSIFTDASVSDPAEDNNGIDLSSITGITGTITFRLYAFSAGAAGGTFDIEENTATNKGIIINGVVSAVTCAGGTVTWNGTWSGTPDITTEVIIDADYNSAINGNFSACSLTVNAGSTLTVGNNSFIEVEYDVNVDGDLIVETQGNFVQNDDLGTFTVNAGGVARVNKQTPAKAQWYYYTYWSSPVVGEVVGDAFPFAPGDRRFRFIAANYLDADGNDIDDNGDDWQIVSSGDVLAPGVGYAATESRFHIPGGSGTASFEGSFNTGDVPTGISYNAANIAGSWNFIGNPYPGALDFDAFYLANATEVSGAAYLWSQATPPDNSNPGNQEENFSLNDYAIYTFGSGGTAGASTIIPTQYIPSAQGFFIASLPTTSGSVTFTNAMRMADGTSNSQFFKSSNTKKTSTANRLWVNLTSDNGVFNQILVAYVDGATNDDDGFLYDAPKLLTQDYAAALYSTMDSSVKKFAIQGKAASSLNTDEIIKLGFNTNINVATLYTLSLAQFEGDFLNSNPVFLKDNLLNTVHELSASDYTFTSETGEFKDRFEVVFSAASLSTDEVALNSKALKIVELDDDNVQFTTSNNLSIKSVSIFDLLGRQLYDFKGNNTSETYKLSNLSSTIYIAKVKLSNGTTITKKAIKK encoded by the coding sequence ATGAAAAAAACTACCCTCACAAAATCCCTTACTTTTTTTATTGCACTTTTTTGTGCTGTGAATTTTGGGTATGGGCAAGAAATTGCATCTTTTAGCTCTCTTCAAAACACAGGCTGTAGTGGCACCATCGCTTCTGATGCTAATATTATTACAACGGGAATATGTAGAGGTCCTGGAATAGGTCTAAATGCTGGAGGAACTTATAATTCTAATAACTGGACTACATCCACAACTCTTGATTCAAATGATTATTTAGAGTGGACTCTCACTCCTAATTCTGGATACCAAATAGATTTGTCAACAATGGATATTACTTACGACAGAAGCCCTACTGGGCCTCAAATGGTTGATATTCGAGTTGATACAGGCTCTGGTTTTACATCTATATTTACAGACGCTTCCGTCTCTGACCCCGCTGAAGATAATAATGGTATAGATTTATCTTCAATAACAGGAATAACAGGTACTATTACATTTAGACTTTATGCCTTTAGTGCTGGTGCTGCTGGTGGAACTTTTGATATTGAAGAAAATACAGCAACTAATAAAGGTATTATAATTAATGGGGTCGTTTCAGCAGTAACTTGTGCTGGAGGAACTGTAACCTGGAATGGAACTTGGAGTGGCACACCAGATATAACAACCGAGGTTATTATTGACGCAGATTACAACTCTGCTATAAATGGTAATTTTAGTGCTTGTAGTTTAACTGTAAACGCTGGATCTACTTTAACTGTAGGTAACAACTCATTTATTGAAGTTGAATATGATGTAAATGTAGATGGTGATTTAATTGTTGAAACTCAAGGTAATTTTGTACAAAATGATGACTTAGGAACCTTTACCGTTAATGCTGGAGGTGTTGCAAGAGTTAATAAACAAACACCTGCAAAAGCACAATGGTATTATTACACCTATTGGAGTTCTCCTGTTGTTGGAGAAGTTGTAGGTGACGCTTTCCCTTTTGCTCCTGGTGATAGACGATTTAGATTCATTGCAGCTAACTATCTTGATGCCGATGGTAACGATATTGATGATAATGGCGACGATTGGCAAATAGTATCAAGCGGTGATGTTTTAGCTCCCGGTGTTGGTTATGCAGCTACAGAATCTCGTTTCCACATTCCCGGAGGTTCTGGAACCGCTTCCTTTGAGGGTTCTTTTAATACAGGTGATGTTCCAACAGGCATATCATATAATGCAGCTAATATAGCTGGTAGCTGGAATTTTATTGGTAATCCTTATCCAGGAGCCTTAGATTTTGATGCATTCTATCTTGCAAATGCAACTGAAGTTAGTGGAGCAGCTTATCTTTGGTCTCAAGCTACTCCGCCAGATAATTCAAATCCTGGTAATCAAGAAGAAAATTTTAGTTTAAACGATTATGCCATTTATACATTTGGGTCTGGTGGTACTGCTGGAGCAAGCACTATTATACCAACTCAATATATACCTTCAGCACAAGGGTTTTTTATAGCTAGTTTACCAACTACAAGTGGTAGTGTAACTTTTACCAATGCTATGCGTATGGCAGATGGCACAAGCAACAGTCAATTCTTTAAAAGTTCAAATACAAAAAAGACATCAACCGCAAATAGACTCTGGGTTAATTTAACTTCAGATAATGGTGTGTTTAACCAAATACTTGTGGCTTATGTTGATGGTGCTACCAATGATGATGATGGCTTTTTATATGATGCACCTAAACTTTTAACTCAAGATTATGCTGCTGCATTATACTCTACTATGGATAGTTCGGTTAAAAAATTCGCTATTCAAGGTAAAGCTGCTAGTAGTTTAAACACAGACGAAATTATTAAACTAGGGTTTAACACAAATATTAATGTTGCTACCTTATACACACTATCTTTAGCGCAATTTGAAGGTGACTTTTTAAACAGCAATCCTGTGTTTTTAAAAGATAATCTTTTAAATACAGTGCACGAATTATCGGCTTCAGATTATACTTTTACATCAGAAACAGGTGAATTTAAAGACCGTTTTGAGGTTGTATTTAGTGCCGCTTCTTTATCTACAGATGAGGTCGCTTTAAACTCTAAAGCATTAAAAATTGTAGAATTAGATGATGATAATGTGCAGTTTACAACATCTAACAATTTAAGTATTAAATCTGTTTCAATTTTCGATCTTTTAGGAAGACAGCTATATGATTTTAAAGGCAATAATACTTCTGAAACTTATAAACTTTCTAACTTAAGCAGTACCATTTACATTGCTAAAGTTAAACTATCAAACGGAACGACTATTACTAAAAAAGCAATAAAAAAGTAG
- a CDS encoding DUF3157 family protein has translation MKMPFFIIFFTISSFCFAQNNHIVKTEDGRRVLLKADFTWEYIDAESTTIKEVTKPTESDNCNLAEDFKEPTLDKKIQNQLKKGRATITHIKKRVAKDYNCSVDDVILLSASEKKSNGVYNFCANGKAVKYKRVGNNIIKSRKLF, from the coding sequence ATGAAAATGCCTTTTTTTATCATCTTTTTTACTATCTCAAGTTTTTGTTTTGCGCAAAACAACCATATTGTTAAAACCGAAGACGGAAGACGTGTATTACTAAAAGCTGATTTCACATGGGAATATATTGATGCTGAATCCACCACTATAAAGGAAGTTACAAAACCAACAGAAAGCGACAATTGCAATTTAGCAGAGGATTTTAAAGAACCTACGTTAGATAAAAAAATACAAAATCAACTTAAAAAGGGTAGAGCTACTATTACACACATAAAAAAGAGAGTTGCTAAAGATTATAATTGCTCTGTAGACGATGTTATTTTGCTGTCTGCTTCAGAGAAAAAATCTAATGGTGTTTATAACTTTTGTGCCAATGGTAAAGCGGTTAAGTATAAGCGTGTTGGGAATAATATTATAAAAAGTAGGAAGCTTTTTTAA